A genome region from Tursiops truncatus isolate mTurTru1 chromosome 15, mTurTru1.mat.Y, whole genome shotgun sequence includes the following:
- the PRSS41 gene encoding serine protease 41, which translates to MGGSQVPRVADKKGIVWVHWLLGHNKGAPQPRLGAGGSRGGARRREEEAVGAQVRTLLLAQLLVRVEIARQALRDRDLLLPGCRAWAQGSLRLWGSHYCGASLLNRRWVLSAAHCFQKHIYPYEWSVQFGELSVTPPIWSLRAYLHRYRVKSIIIYPKSRNYLQDDSSLLKLSSSVTFNKHIQPVCVLSSSSEFKNRDDCWVNGWGDIHEKKNLPPPYDLQEVQVSIINKSRCSYLFHQPDYSSHSSNNMICPGSEDGNTDACKGDPGRPLVCEKNGPWIQIGIVSWGVGCGRRNQAGIYTNVSSYFNWIQMLVGHSTPRPDPSQLLLPLALLWAP; encoded by the exons ATGGGGGGCAGCCAGGTCCCCAGGGTCGCAGACAAGAAAGGGATCGTCTGGGTACACTGGCTCCTGGGCCATAACAAG GGGGCGCCCCAGCCGCGCCTTGGAGCTGGCGGAAGCAGAGGGGGCGCCAGGCGGCGGGAAGAAGAAGCCGTGGGCGCGCAGGTCAGGACGCTGCTGCTGGCGCAACTGTTGGTGCGGGTCGAAATCGCGAGGCAGG CGTTGCGGGATAGGGACCTGTTGCTTCCAG GATGCAGGGCTTGGGCGCAGGGCAGCCTGCGACTATGGGGCTCCCACTACTGCGGAGCAAGCCTGCTCAACCGCCGCTGGGTGCTCTCGGCCGCGCACTGCTTCCAAAA GCACattt ATCCCTATGAATGGTCGGTCCAGTTTGGCGAGCTGTCTGTCACACCACCCATTTGGAGCCTGCGGGCCTACCTCCATCGTTACAGGGTGAAGAGTATTATTATATACCCCAAATCCAGGAATTATTTGCAGGACGACAGCTCCCTGCTGAAGCTGTCCTCCTCCGTCACCTTCAATAAGCACATCCAGCCCGTCTGTGTCCTGTCCTCCTCCTCTGAATTCAAGAACCGTGATGACTGCTGGGTGAATGGCTGGGGGGACATCCATGAGAAAAAGA ATCTGCCACCTCCCTACGATCTTCAGGAAGTGCAAGTCTCCATCATAAACAAATCCAGGTGTTCCTACCTGTTCCATCAGCCTGATTACAGCAGTCACAGCAGTAATAATATGATTTGTCCTGGCTCTGAGGATGGCAACACTGACGCCTGCAAA GGTGACCCAGGCAGACCCTTGGTCTGTGAAAAGAATGGGCCGTGGATTCAGATTGGAATTGTGAGCTGGGGAGTGGGCTGTGGTAGGCGCAACCAGGCCGGCATCTATACCAATGTCAGTAGTTACTTCAACTGGATCCAGATGCTGGTGGGCCACAGCACACCCAGGCCAGACCCCTCTCAGTTGCTGCTGCCCCTCGCTCTGCTCTGGGCTCCCTGA
- the ELOB gene encoding elongin-B, with protein sequence MAVMGRGRQARGTLGTARGLPGTGRSAAAPARRGGEAAAAMDVFLMIRRHKTTIFTDAKESSTVFELKRIVEGILKRPPDEQRLYKDDQLLDDGKTLGECGFTSQTARPQAPATVGLAFRADEAFEALRIEPFSSPPELPDVMKPQDSGSSANEQAVQ encoded by the exons ATGGCGGTCATGGGGCGGGGCCGCCAGGCGCGGGGTACGCTGGGAACAGCGCGCGGGCTGCCGGGAACGGGGCGGAGCGCGGCCGCGCCGGCGCGTCGAGGGGGAGAGGCAGCCGCCGCGATG GACGTGTTCCTCATGATCCGGCGCCACAAGACCACCATCTTCACGGATGCCAAGGAGTCGAGCACTGTGTTCGAGCTAAAGCGCATCGTCGAGGGCATCCTCAAGCGGCCGCCGGACGAGCAGCGGCTGTACAAG GACGACCAGCTTCTGGACGACGGAAAGACATTGGGCGAGTGTGGCTTCACCAGCCAGACAGCACGGCCTCAGGCCCCAGCCACTGTGGGGCTAGCCTTCAGGGCAG ATGAGGCCTTTGAGGCCCTGCGCATCGAGCCCTTCTCCAGCCCACCCGAGCTGCCGGATGTGATGAAGCCACAGGACTCAGGAAGCAGCGCCAATGAACAAGCTGTGCAGTGA
- the PRSS33 gene encoding LOW QUALITY PROTEIN: serine protease 33 (The sequence of the model RefSeq protein was modified relative to this genomic sequence to represent the inferred CDS: deleted 1 base in 1 codon; substituted 2 bases at 2 genomic stop codons), translated as MAKGPGQRGRLGLLGTARADLRFHEIQRCYESRRVLFRVTYPEAQEDSSQAALDDHWLLGQHGVGSGCGRPKGPSFCWDITCGQPHVSSLIVGDRDTQDGEWPRQASIQHRGARVCVGGGEGSLIAPQWVLTAAHCFLRALPSEYPVRLGALHLCPASPHVLLVPVQRVLLPPDYSEDGTRGDLALLQLRRLVPLSTXVQPICLPEPGRCPPPGTPCWVTGXGSLHSGVPLPEWRPLQGVRVPLLGTHTCDLLYYMGTNIPRAKHIVLPGNLCTGYVEGQKDACHRDSGGPLTCMRSGRWVLVGVVSWGKGCALPNRPGVYTNMATYSPWIQARLSL; from the exons ATGGCCAAGGGACCAGGCCAGCGGGGCCGACTTGGGCTGCTTGGAACTGCTCGGGCAGATCTGCGTTTTCATGAGATCCAGAGGTGCTATGAGAGCAGAAG GGTCCTGTTCAGGGTCACCTACCCAGAGGCTCAAGAGGACTCCAGCCAG GCTGCTTTAGATGACCACTGGTTGTTGGGTCAGCATGGTGTGGGGTCTGGCTGTGGCCGTCCCAAAGGGCCCAGCTTCTGCTGGGACATCA CCTGCGGGCAGCCTCACGTGTCAAGTCTCATCGTGGGGGACCGGGACACCCAGGACGGAGAGTGGCCGAGGCAGGCGAGCATCCAGCACCGCggggcacgtgtgtgtgtgggggggggg gagggctcGCTCATCGCCCCCCAGTGGGTGCTGACGGCAGCACACTGCTTCCTGAG GGCGCTGCCATCTGAGTACCCCGTGCGCCTCGGGGCACTGCACCTGTGTCCTGCCTCGCCCCACGTTCTCTTGGTGCCCGTGCAGAGGGTGCTGCTGCCCCCGGACTACTCAGAGGACGGGACCCGAGGAGACCTGGCGTTGCTGCAGCTTCGCCGCCTAGTGCCCTTGAGCACATGAGTCCAGCCCATCTGCCTGCCTGAGCCTGGGCGTTGCCCACCACCAGGCACACCATGCTGGGTCACTGGCTAGGGCAGCCTCCACTCAGGAG TGCCACTCCCAGAGTGGCGACCTCTGCAGGGAGTACGGGTGCCACTGCTGGGTACTCACACCTGTGACCTCCTCTACTACATGGGCACCAACATTCCTCGTGCCAAGCACATAGTGCTGCCAGGGAACCTGTGCACCGGCTATGTCGAGGGCCAGAAGGATGCCTGCCAT CGTGACTCTGGAGGACCCCTGACCTGTATGAGGTCTGGGCGCTGGGTCCTAGTGGGTGTGGTGAGCTGGGGCAAGGGCTGTGCCCTGCCCAACCGTCCAGGTGTCTATACCAATATGGCTACTTACAGCCCTTGGATTCAGGCTCGCCTCAGCCTCTGA